A stretch of the Bubalus kerabau isolate K-KA32 ecotype Philippines breed swamp buffalo chromosome 11, PCC_UOA_SB_1v2, whole genome shotgun sequence genome encodes the following:
- the PCGF1 gene encoding polycomb group RING finger protein 1, with protein MASPQGGQIAIAMRLRNQLQSVYKMDPLRNEEEVRVKIKDLNEHIVCCLCAGYFVDATTITECLHTFCKSCIVKYLQTSKYCPMCNIKIHETQPLLNLKLDRVMQDIVYKLVPGLQDSEEKRIREFYQSRGLDRVTQPSGEEPALSNLGLPFSSFDHSKAHYYRYDEQLSLCLERLSSGKDKNKSILQNKYVRCSVRAEVRHLRRVLCHRLMLNPQHVQLLFDNEVLPDHMTMKQIWLSHWFGKPSPLLLQYSVKEKRR; from the exons ATGGCGTCTCCTCAGGGGGGCCAGATTGCGATCGCGATGAGGCTTCGGAACCAGCTCCAGTCAGTGTACAAGATGGACCCACTACGGAACGAG GAGGAAGTACGAGTAAAGATCAAAGACTTGAACGAGCACATCGTCTGCTGCCTGTGCGCAGGCTACTTCGTGGATGCCACCACCATAACAGAGTGTCTTCATACGT TCTGCAAGAGTTGTATTGTGAAGTACCTCCAAACCAGCAAGTACTGCCCCATGTGTAACATCAAGATCCATGAAACACAACCACTGCTCAACCTCAAACTGGACCGGGTCATGCAGGACATCGTGTACAAACTAGTGCCAGGCTTGCAAGACA GTGAAGAGAAACGCATCCGAGAATTCTACCAGTCCCGAGGCTTGGACCGGGTCACCCAGCCCAGTGGGGAAG AGCCAGCCCTGAGCAACCTTGGCCTCCCCTTCAGCAGCTTCGACCACTCAAAAGCCCACTACTATCGCTATGATGAGCAGCTGAGCCTATGCCTGGAGCGGCTGAG TTCTGGCAAAGACAAGAATAAAAGCATCCTGCAG AACAAATATGTCCGGTGTTCTGTTAGAGCTGAAGTTCGTCATCTCCGGAGGGTCCTGTGTCATCGCTTGATGCTAAATCCCCAGCAT GTGCAGCTCCTTTTTGACAATGAAGTTCTCCCTGATCACATGACCATGAAGCAGATATGGCTGTCCCACTGGTTTGGCAAA CCATCCCCTTTGCTTTTACAATACAGCGTGAAAGAGAAGAGGAGGTAG
- the TLX2 gene encoding T-cell leukemia homeobox protein 2 gives MEPGVLASHNLPHHEPISFGIDQILSCPEPPGSGLGPGRTGQGHGESAAFSGGFHGASSYGPAASLAPVPGSSGVGPGGVIRVPAHRPLPVQPPAGSAPAVPGPSGLGGAGGLAGLTFPWMDSGRRYAKDRLTAALSPFSGTRRIGHPYQNRTPPKRKKPRTSFSRSQVLELERRFLRQKYLASAERAALAKALRMTDAQVKTWFQNRRTKWRRQTAEEREAERHRAGRLLLHLQQDALPRPLRPPLPPDPLCLHNSSLFALQNLQPWAEDNKVASVSGLASVV, from the exons ATGGAGCCGGGGGTGCTGGCCTCGCACAACCTCCCGCACCACGAGCCAATCAGTTTCGGCATCGATCAGATCCTGAGCTGCCCGGAACCCCCCGGGAGCGGCCTAGGCCCGGGTCGCACGGGCCAGGGCCATGGAGAGAGTGCGGCGTTCTCGGGTGGATTTCACGGAGCCTCAAGCTACGGCCCAGCGGCCTCGCTGGCCCCGGTACCAGGCAGCTCTGGTGTTGGTCCGGGCGGCGTGATCCGCGTCCCGGCGCATCGTCCTTTGCCAGTGCAGCCGCCCGCGGGAAGCGCACCTGCAGTTCCTGGACCCTCGGGCTTGGGCGGCGCCGGGGGCCTAGCGGGACTCACCTTCCCTTGGATGGACAGCGGCCGCCGCTATGCCAAGGACCGGCTCACGG CGGCGCTCTCGCCCTTCTCCGGGACGCGCCGTATAGGTCACCCCTACCAAAATCGGACCCCCCCAAAGCGGAAGAAGCCGCGCACATCCTTCTCCCGCTCGCAGGTGCTGGAGCTGGAGCGGCGCTTCCTGCGCCAGAAGTACCTGGCCTCGGCCGAGAGGGCGGCGCTGGCCAAGGCCCTGCGCATGACCGACGCGCAGGTCAAGACGTGGTTCCAGAACCGGCGCACCAAGTGGCG GCGCCAGACGGCCGAGGAGCGCGAGGCGGAGCGGCACCGCGCGGGCCGACTGCTTCTGCACCTGCAGCAGGACGCGCTGCCTCGGCCGCTGCGGCCGCCGCTGCCCCCGGACCCGCTCTGCCTGCACAACTCGTCGCTCTTCGCGCTGCAGAACCTGCAGCCCTGGGCCGAGGACAACAAGGTGGCTTCCGTGTCCGGGCTTGCTTCAGTGGTGTGA